From a single Oreochromis niloticus isolate F11D_XX linkage group LG3, O_niloticus_UMD_NMBU, whole genome shotgun sequence genomic region:
- the LOC109198423 gene encoding uncharacterized protein LOC109198423 isoform X3, whose amino-acid sequence MSETGSTSSARFFMARAHRPPHKRSTALKLHWNKQRMDHYVVFRKTKRVTLRDEDMTAEKLGRIFQVSAHTLYITDDSNVAMFPGAVSGVFSALDLTPRGHYEVHGEDMESIPTAGSSGQRFAFMRAPAVAASAPSRSQQATSSSPMSSKTFQRSVYFADVVGGRLIPNRMVVVRFLESEATLQGIVGKVQDAIGNYNPIILTDAQGNAILESEGTTGSQYWRQNARKILAVPEQDFNCLQGTKRKKLSSRKDDDSASLGEVSDKIEELVLASQSLPAVTAAIKELTDLAVAQKVTTPKLQTLKEGFSCVTSLRIQCSHCAAEALLAARHVWNSGKRHHSTVQNAGRVTTEFYKLLV is encoded by the exons ATGTCTGAAACGGGAAGTACTTCTTCTGCGCGTTTTTTTATGGCGCGCGCACACCGTCCCCCACACAAGAGATCGACGGCCTTAAAGTTACACTGGAATAAACAGAGGATGGACCATTACGTTGTTTTTAGGAAAACTAAGAGAGTGACACTCCGGGACGAAGACATGACTGCAGAAAAACTGGGTCGCATCTTTCAG GTATCCGCGCATACTCTGTACATCACGGATGATTCAAACGTGGCTATGTTCCCCGGTGCGGTCTCTGGTGTTTTCAGCGCATTAGACCTTACACCCAGAGGTCACTATGAAGTCCACGGAGAAGACATGGAGTCAATTCCAACAGCAGGTTCCAGCGGGCAGCGTTTTGCATTTATGCGAGCACCAGCTGTGGCAGCGTCTGCACCTTCACGTTCACAGCAGGCTACTTCAAGTTCCCCTATGTCCTCCAAAACATTTCAGAG atCAGTGTACTTTGCAGATGTAGTTGGTGGGAGGTTGATTCCCAATAGAATGGTGGTTGTACGATTCCTGGAGTCTGAGGCTACGCTTCAAGGGATAGTAGGAAAAGTGCAAGATGCCATTGGTAATTACAACCCAATAATTTTGACAGATGCACAGGGCAATGCAATTCTGGAGTCGGAGGGCACAACAG GGTCACagtactggagacaaaatgCACGAAAAATTCTTGCTGTGCCTGAACAAGACTTTAATTGCCTCCAGggaacaaagaggaagaaactgag CAGCCGTAAAGATGATGACAGTGCCAGTTTGGGAGAAGTGAGTGACAAAATAGAAGAGTTGGTGTTGGCATCTCAAAGTCTGCCAGCTGTCACAGCAGCAATCAAAGAGCTCACTGATCTTGCAGTTGCCCAGAAAGTCACAACCCCCAAGCTGCAGACACTCAAGGAGGGATTTAGCTGCGTG ACATCATTGAGGATCCAGTGTTCTCACTGTGCTGCAGAAGCATTATTGGCTGCAAGACATGTGTGGAACAGTGGCAAGAGACatcacagcactgtgcaaaatgcAGGGAGAGTAACAACGGAGTTCTACAAATTACTGGTCTAA
- the LOC109198423 gene encoding uncharacterized protein LOC109198423 isoform X2, translating to MSETGSTSSARFFMARAHRPPHKRSTALKLHWNKQRMDHYVVFRKTKRVTLRDEDMTAEKLGRIFQVSAHTLYITDDSNVAMFPGAVSGVFSALDLTPRGHYEVHGEDMESIPTAGSSGQRFAFMRAPAVAASAPSRSQQATSSSPMSSKTFQRSVYFADVVGGRLIPNRMVVVRFLESEATLQGIVGKVQDAIGNYNPIILTDAQGNAILESEGTTGSQYWRQNARKILAVPEQDFNCLQGTKRKKLSRKDDDSASLGEVSDKIEELVLASQSLPAVTAAIKELTDLAVAQKVTTPKLQTLKEGFSCVVCMNIIEDPVFSLCCRSIIGCKTCVEQWQETSQHCAKCRESNNGVLQITGLTAAFSVLKSFFAEE from the exons ATGTCTGAAACGGGAAGTACTTCTTCTGCGCGTTTTTTTATGGCGCGCGCACACCGTCCCCCACACAAGAGATCGACGGCCTTAAAGTTACACTGGAATAAACAGAGGATGGACCATTACGTTGTTTTTAGGAAAACTAAGAGAGTGACACTCCGGGACGAAGACATGACTGCAGAAAAACTGGGTCGCATCTTTCAG GTATCCGCGCATACTCTGTACATCACGGATGATTCAAACGTGGCTATGTTCCCCGGTGCGGTCTCTGGTGTTTTCAGCGCATTAGACCTTACACCCAGAGGTCACTATGAAGTCCACGGAGAAGACATGGAGTCAATTCCAACAGCAGGTTCCAGCGGGCAGCGTTTTGCATTTATGCGAGCACCAGCTGTGGCAGCGTCTGCACCTTCACGTTCACAGCAGGCTACTTCAAGTTCCCCTATGTCCTCCAAAACATTTCAGAG atCAGTGTACTTTGCAGATGTAGTTGGTGGGAGGTTGATTCCCAATAGAATGGTGGTTGTACGATTCCTGGAGTCTGAGGCTACGCTTCAAGGGATAGTAGGAAAAGTGCAAGATGCCATTGGTAATTACAACCCAATAATTTTGACAGATGCACAGGGCAATGCAATTCTGGAGTCGGAGGGCACAACAG GGTCACagtactggagacaaaatgCACGAAAAATTCTTGCTGTGCCTGAACAAGACTTTAATTGCCTCCAGggaacaaagaggaagaaactgag CCGTAAAGATGATGACAGTGCCAGTTTGGGAGAAGTGAGTGACAAAATAGAAGAGTTGGTGTTGGCATCTCAAAGTCTGCCAGCTGTCACAGCAGCAATCAAAGAGCTCACTGATCTTGCAGTTGCCCAGAAAGTCACAACCCCCAAGCTGCAGACACTCAAGGAGGGATTTAGCTGCGTGGTTTGTATGA ACATCATTGAGGATCCAGTGTTCTCACTGTGCTGCAGAAGCATTATTGGCTGCAAGACATGTGTGGAACAGTGGCAAGAGACatcacagcactgtgcaaaatgcAGGGAGAGTAACAACGGAGTTCTACAAATTACTGGTCTAACAGCTGCATTTTCTGTATTGAAATCTTTTTTTGCAGAGGAGTAA
- the LOC109198423 gene encoding uncharacterized protein LOC109198423 isoform X1 gives MSETGSTSSARFFMARAHRPPHKRSTALKLHWNKQRMDHYVVFRKTKRVTLRDEDMTAEKLGRIFQVSAHTLYITDDSNVAMFPGAVSGVFSALDLTPRGHYEVHGEDMESIPTAGSSGQRFAFMRAPAVAASAPSRSQQATSSSPMSSKTFQRSVYFADVVGGRLIPNRMVVVRFLESEATLQGIVGKVQDAIGNYNPIILTDAQGNAILESEGTTGSQYWRQNARKILAVPEQDFNCLQGTKRKKLSSRKDDDSASLGEVSDKIEELVLASQSLPAVTAAIKELTDLAVAQKVTTPKLQTLKEGFSCVVCMNIIEDPVFSLCCRSIIGCKTCVEQWQETSQHCAKCRESNNGVLQITGLTAAFSVLKSFFAEE, from the exons ATGTCTGAAACGGGAAGTACTTCTTCTGCGCGTTTTTTTATGGCGCGCGCACACCGTCCCCCACACAAGAGATCGACGGCCTTAAAGTTACACTGGAATAAACAGAGGATGGACCATTACGTTGTTTTTAGGAAAACTAAGAGAGTGACACTCCGGGACGAAGACATGACTGCAGAAAAACTGGGTCGCATCTTTCAG GTATCCGCGCATACTCTGTACATCACGGATGATTCAAACGTGGCTATGTTCCCCGGTGCGGTCTCTGGTGTTTTCAGCGCATTAGACCTTACACCCAGAGGTCACTATGAAGTCCACGGAGAAGACATGGAGTCAATTCCAACAGCAGGTTCCAGCGGGCAGCGTTTTGCATTTATGCGAGCACCAGCTGTGGCAGCGTCTGCACCTTCACGTTCACAGCAGGCTACTTCAAGTTCCCCTATGTCCTCCAAAACATTTCAGAG atCAGTGTACTTTGCAGATGTAGTTGGTGGGAGGTTGATTCCCAATAGAATGGTGGTTGTACGATTCCTGGAGTCTGAGGCTACGCTTCAAGGGATAGTAGGAAAAGTGCAAGATGCCATTGGTAATTACAACCCAATAATTTTGACAGATGCACAGGGCAATGCAATTCTGGAGTCGGAGGGCACAACAG GGTCACagtactggagacaaaatgCACGAAAAATTCTTGCTGTGCCTGAACAAGACTTTAATTGCCTCCAGggaacaaagaggaagaaactgag CAGCCGTAAAGATGATGACAGTGCCAGTTTGGGAGAAGTGAGTGACAAAATAGAAGAGTTGGTGTTGGCATCTCAAAGTCTGCCAGCTGTCACAGCAGCAATCAAAGAGCTCACTGATCTTGCAGTTGCCCAGAAAGTCACAACCCCCAAGCTGCAGACACTCAAGGAGGGATTTAGCTGCGTGGTTTGTATGA ACATCATTGAGGATCCAGTGTTCTCACTGTGCTGCAGAAGCATTATTGGCTGCAAGACATGTGTGGAACAGTGGCAAGAGACatcacagcactgtgcaaaatgcAGGGAGAGTAACAACGGAGTTCTACAAATTACTGGTCTAACAGCTGCATTTTCTGTATTGAAATCTTTTTTTGCAGAGGAGTAA
- the LOC109198422 gene encoding uncharacterized protein LOC109198422: MTLEKYSDVIMEMAKQGLSSEIISERLSYEHGEVRGFSARNVRKFCAEQITSCRLSDTRLELEVTQAINEVGPTYGRKMMKGYLSTKGVHAAEGRIGSILREVHQPYHEARRQGARNLNPTPYHAECMGHKVHLDQNEKLVMFGVTHVLAVDGFSKKIVSHSTMPIKNNLSIYEYVFRPAVITYGMWDQVRVDHGKEFYLTLFMQEMLSHHRFNQERLPYLQTSSTRNHTVERIWPEINNRVNYPLKTALLQLMDQEEIDMEDNLVRYCVSNLTCQLCNIGLASVVESWNAHRIPGKGIPNHFAEHGCKRRISPELLPNALEAADLYRQHLGSALKEYSTFGVDPFTTEQDKLRTESHFAEKYPDISHLFFRAVNGDFMPYKEALLCLINITQRNV; this comes from the exons ATGACGTTGGAAAAATACTCAGACGTGATCATGGAGATGGCAAAACAAGGCCTGTCATCGGAAATTATATCAGAGCGTCTGTCATATGAACACGGGGAAGTGAGAGGATTTTCTGCGAGAAATGTTAGAAAGTTTTGTGCTGAGCAAATCACTAGCTGTCGACTCTCGGACACACGGTTGGAGCTTGAGGTGACACAAGCTATAAATGAG gtgGGCCCAACATATGGCCGCAAAATGATGAAGGGCTATCTGTCCACAAAAGGGGTACATGCTGCAGAGGGACGAATTGGGTCAATTTTAAGAGAGGTGCATCAACCTTATCATGAAGCAAGACGCCAG GGAGCTCGGAATCTTAATCCCACACCGTACCATGCTGAATGCATGGGGCACAAGGTTCACCTGGACCAAAACGAGAAACTTGTAATGTTTGGAGTCACCCATGTTTTAGCTGTAGATGGATTCAGTAAAAAGATTGTGAGTCATTCCACAATGCCAATCAAAAACAACTTGAGCATCTATGAATATGTTTTCAG ACCTGCAGTGATCACCTATGGTATGTGGGACCAGGTGCGAGTAGACCATGGAAAGGAATTTTATTTAACACTGTTCATGCAAGAGATGCTGTCACATCATCGCTTCAATCAGGAGAGACTGCCTTATTTACAGACCTCATCCACAAGA AACCACACAGTTGAAAGGATTTGGCCTGAAATCAACAACCGTGTCAACTACCCACTAAAAACTGCCCTACTCCAGCTGATGGACCAGGAGGAGATAGATATGGAGGATAACCTTGTGCGATACTGTGTGTCCAATCTAACCTGTCAGCTGTGTAACATTGGTCTTGCAAGTGTGGTAGAATCATGGAATGCTCATAGAAtcccag GAAAAGGCATACCAAATCACTTTGCAGAACATGGGTGTAAAAGAAGAATTTCTCCAGAGCTCTTGCCAAATGCACTTGAAGCAGCAGACCTTTACAGGCAGCACTTGGGATCTGCACTCAAAGAATATTCGACTTTTGGAGTTGATCCCTTCACAACCGAACAGGACAAACTTAGAACAGAgagtcattttgcagaaaaatatCCTGAtatttcacatttgttttttagagccgTAAATGGTGACTTTATGCCATACAAAGAAGCTCTGCTCTGTCTCATAAACATAACTCAGAGAAATGTATGA